The genomic segment GTGCCGTGTCGGCCGAGATCACCCGCACACCTCCCGCCGTGCCGTCGGCGGCGCCCTTCGGATGCGGTGCGCCGTCGGCCGTGCTGCAGCCCGCGACGAGTCGCACCGGCATCCGCACGCCCTGGTTTCCGAGGGTCTGGTAGACGCTCGCCATCTGGATGGCGGTGGCGGACAGCCCTTGCCCGAAGGTGGTGACGAGTTCGGTCTGGTTGTCCCATTCGGCGGGCGTGCGGAGGATGCCGCCGGATTCGCCCGGGAAGCCGACCTCGGAGGGCTCGCCCAGCCCGAATCGCAGCATGTCGTCGAATCGCTGGTCGGGGGTGAGGCCCTTGCTGAGAATCGCAAGGCCGGTGTTCGACGACTCCTGAACGACTCCTGCGAGCGTCAGGCGGAGCGGTTCGTCGTGGAACTCGCTGTCGCGGAACGACGCGCCGTTCGGATCGGTGTAGATGAAGGGTGACTCCACTTCGGTCGCAGCGGTGGCGACTCCGGCGTCGACGAGCGAGGCCGCAGTCAGTGCTTTGAAGGTCGAACCGGGTTCGTAGGGCGCTTGGAAAGCGATCGATCCGCGGAATTGCTCAGGGGTGTCGTCGATGCGGGCCGGGTCGACGCTCGGGTAGTCGGCGACCGCCAGCAGGTCGCCGGTGTCGACTCGCTGCACGATCGCGGTTCCCCACGCGCCCCCGACCTCGGACATCCGTTCCGCCAGCGCGGTCTGGGCGAACCACTGCAGGTCGCTGTCGATGGTCAGGGTGACCGAGCCGCCCTTCTGAGGCGGCACCGCGTGTGACCGGGTGCCGGGGATCGCGACGCCGTCAGCCCCGCGCTGGTAGGTGACGGTGCCGTCCGATCCACTCAGGCAGGTGTTCTCCAGCTGTTCGACGCCGGCGATCGAGGCGCCGTCGTTGTCGTAGAAGCCGACGATGTTGCCCGTCACCGAGCCGATCGGATAGACCCGCTCGGGTTCTGACTCGTAATACAGCCAGGGGATCTCCAGCTCCTTGACCGCCTCGAAGGCGGTCGCGTCGATGTCGCGTGCGACATAGGCGAAATCGAGGGACGGGTCGTCGGTGAGGATCGACAGGATGTCGCCGGTCGGGCGCGCGAGGATGCCGGCGAGCTCACCGGCCGCCTGGTGCGGAGTCACCGTCTCGAGGGCGGGTTCCCCGTTCGCCGTGTCGCGCTCTCGGGTGAAGTCGGCGACCGCGCGCGGCGACACCGTGATCGTGAAGGTCGAGATGGTGCTCGCCAGAACCGTGCCGGCGGAGTCGAGGATGTCGCCGCGCACACCCTCCGAGACCTCCGTCACCCCACGGGTCTCGGAGGCAGCACGGGAGAGCGCATCGGCGCGCACGACCTGGATGTCGACGAGCCGGAAGACGAACAGTGCGCCGATCGCCGCCGCTCCGATGCCGGCGATCGCGGTGCGACGCCGCGTCGACCGGCGCGTTGCCGATGGCACGTCAACCGCCGGCAGGGGCCGCGGCGGGTGCGACGGTGAGCGCGATCCGGTCGCCGGGGCGCACATCGACACCGGCGGCGGGGGAGGAACCGAGCACGGTGCCGCCACGGGTCTCGACCCCGCCGCTCACGCCGACGAACGTCACCGGGCCTAGTTGGAGGGCGGCGAGCTCGGAGGTCGCCGCCGCCGTCGTCTGACCGACGACATCCGGCATGACGCGCAAGGCTCCGTTGCTCGGCACCAGGGTCACCGTCGAACCAGCGGATGCCGACTCTCCCGTCGCCGGCGTGCTGGCAGCGATGCGGCCGCCGGGCACCGAGGAATCGATCGCGGCCGCGACGTCGGCATCGAAGCCCGACGCCGACAATCGTTGGCGGGCGTCGTCCTCCGTCAGGCCGGTGACGTCGGGAACCCGGAGCTGCGACCCGCGAACGAAGGCGGCATCGGCCTCGGGAAAGGCATCGCCTCCGTACTTCGAATCGGCGATCGTCATGTACTCGCGCCAGACGTGATGGCGGAGATCGCCGCCGTTGCGACCGGCGATGGTGTTGTGCCGCAGCGACACGGTGCCCTGCACGTTGCCCACCCACACGGCGGTGGTGAGCTTCGTGCTCGAGCCGACGAACCAGGTGTCCTTCTCCAGGTCGGTGGTGCCGGTCTTGCCGATGTGCGGGATGCCGTCGTCGGGGTCGGACAGCGTGCCCGAGCCGGCGGTGACCACTCTCGTCATCGCGTAGGCCATCGCCGCCGCGATCTCGGGAGCGACGGCCTCGCTGCAGGTGGAGACCGGAACCGGCAGCTCCTCGCCGCCCGCATCGACGATGCGGTCGATCGCCACGGGGGAGCAGTAGGTGCCGTTGTTCGCGATGGCGGCGAACGCGGCCGCCATCGTGAGCGGCGCGAGTTCGTTGGTGCCGAGCACGTCGGCCACGTACTCGGTCAGCGGGCTCCCGTCGGCCCGATGCACGCCGAAGGCCTCGGCGGTCTTGCGGATGGCGCACTGATCGAGTTTCTGGGCCATGGCGACGAAGGCGTTGTTGACCGAATCCTGCACGGCCGTCGTGACGGTGACCCGGCCGGGGTTGGCGCCTCCGTCATTGCTCGGGGCGTACGAGCCGCTGGCCGCACCGTTGCAGCTGTCGGCGAAGGAGGCCTGGTTGAAGCGCTGCGGGCTCCCATTCACGACCTCGCTCAGCGATCGCCCGTTCCTCAGCCACTCGGCCAGAACGAACATCTTGTAGGTCGAGCCCACCTGGAAGCCGGTCGAGCCGCCGTGGTCGAAGTCGGTGCTGTAGTTCAGCGCCGTGTTGTCGGGAGCCGCCACCTCCGGGTCTTGATTGAAGTACTTGTTCTGGGCCATCGCCAGCACCCGCCCCGTTCCGGGCTGCACGGTCACCAGCGACGCCCCGAGATCGAGCACCTCCGACGCCATCGGAACGTATTCGTTCATCACGTTCTGCGCGTTCTGCTGCAGGTCTACGTCGAGCGAGGTGTAGATCTGGTATCCGCCGGTCTTGAAGTCGGCCCAACGGGTCTCCGCGTCGGTTCCGAAGGCGGGATCGTTGCGCACGATGTTGGTGACGTAGTCGCAGAAGAAGCCGGCCCCGATGCCGTTGGCGCTCTGACAGCCGGTCGACGGCGGAGTGATCACCGGCGTCACCGGGGTGGCGACCGCTTCGTCGTGCTGGGCTCGAGTGATGCGGTGCTCGGCGAGCATCGCTGCCAGCACGTCGTCATTCCGGCGCGCCGTGTTCGCGTCGAGGTTCTCCGCGAGGTCGATGCGCAACCCGTTGGGTTCGTTCACGGTCGCGATCAAGCTGGCGGCCTGCGGGAGGGTGAGCTCCGACGCGTTCACCCCGAAGTAGTATTTGGCGGCCGATTGGATGCCGTACACGCGACCGCCGAACGAGGCGATGTTCAGGTAGCCCAGGAGGATGTCGTCTTTGGAGTACTCCTTCTCCAGGCCGATCGCGAGCTTCATCTCCTTCAGCTTGCGATCGATCGTCGTCTTCGTCGCGTCGTCGAAGGCGGCTTCGCGTTCGCCCTCGTCGGCGATCTCGGTCGCGCGCTGCACCAGGATGTTGCGCACGTACTGCATGGAGATCGTCGAGGCACCCGGTCCCTCGCTCTCGACCGTGTTCTCGATCGCGGCCCGGGCGGCCGACGCGAGGTCTACACCGCCGTGCGTGTAGAAGCGGGGATCCTCGGTCGCGACCACGGCGTCTTTGGCGAACTGCGAGATCTGATCCCAGCCCACCTCCTCCCGATCCTGATCGAAGACGGAGGCGAGGAGCACCGGATTCGAGGCGCCGTCCACCGCGTAGATGTTCGTCTTCTCGGCCAGACGATCGGGTTTGATGTAGCCGGGCAGATTCTCGAACATGCCGATCGACGAGCTCGTGGCGAGCCCGGTCACGGCGAGTGCGGGCGTCACCAGAGCCGTCACGAGCACGCCGGCCACGACGGCGAGGCCCACCATTCCGCCTAGGGCACCGAGTGCTGATCCGATCGGTCGCTGAGCCATACGAGGTCGCCTTTCGCGGTTCCGAGCCCCCTGGTGGGCTCCGTTCTCGATTAGAGCAAGCACGTTCGGCACATGTCCAAGTCGCATGATGGGGCAAACCATGCAGAATAGGCATATGTGGTCTGTCGATGCACTCCTGCATCTGCGCACCTTCGTGGCTGTCGCGGAGGCGCGCAGCTTCTCTCGCGCGGCAGAGGAACTGATGATCGGGCAGCCGCTCCTGAGCCGCCGCGTAAAGGCACTCGAAGTCGAGATCGGCGGCGAACTCTTCGATCGATCACACCGTCAGATCGAGGTCACGGAGCTCGGCCGAACGTTGCTCGACCCGGCCCGCGACCTGCTCGGCCGCGCCGATCGTCTGGAGTCGTTCATCCGTTCGGCACAGGGTCTGGACACCGTGCTCCTCGCGCTTCCGCACGACTGCGATCCGCGCGCGATCGCCCGGCTCATCACGGCCGCCACCAACGCGGGTTCCCGACTGCAGGTCGAGTTCCTCACCGCCCTCGAGCGGGAGACTGCCGTGCGCGACGGGGCTGCTGCGGTGACCGTGGTGCGGGTGCCGATCGACCTGGTGGGCTATACCGTCGAGCTGGGCCTCGGGTCGACCTCGGCGTCGACCGATCGGGATCGCCCCGTGCATCTGGCCGACCTACGACGTCACCGCCGCGACCGGAGCCCAGCACGCCGCATCCTGCTGTCGGCGGAAGACGACATTCCCCTCTTCCGGGAGCCGTTCTTGAAATCAGCTGCGCAAGCCGGCCTTGTCGTGTCGCAGATCGAGGTCGAGAACTCCACGACGAGTGCCATCGCCGCCGTTTTCGCCTCCGCCGATCTCTTGGTCTGCACCCGCGCGTTCGCCCGCCGGAACGGACTGGCCTGGTCGCCGTTGGCCGACCGCTCGATCCGCAGAACCTACCAAGTGCAGGTCGCGCCGGCCCACCGGAGCAACGCCCGCCTGGCAGAACTGGCCTCTGAGCTTGCCCCTCTCATCGGCTCGGCCCTCGATGCGGGGTCGTCGCGGCGGAAGACGGATGACGGGGAGCCGAATCGCCACACGCTCACGGAGGCCTGGCGATGACGCCGTTCCCCGTGCACCTGGTCTCGACCGCGCCCGAGCACCTGGCGGTGGCCGAGACCATCGCCCGCGACTGGGAGTCCCTCGGGGTCTCCGGACACTTTCTGGCACGCAACATCCGCACCGGTCAGCAGTTCGGGTTCGACGAGACGACCGCCGTGCCGATCGCCTCGGTGGCGAAGGTGCCGCTGGCTCTGGTGCTGCTCGATCTCATCGAGCGGGGCTCGATCGACGAGTCCATGTCGATCGTGATCGACCCGGCCACCAGCAGCGTCGGCCTCACGGGGCTGTCGGCATTCCGCTACCCGGTCACGATCGCGGTCGCCGACCTTCTGGCGTCGATGCTCTCCGTGAGCGACAACGCGTCGGGCGACGCCCTGCTCGATCTGGTCGGCATCGATGCGGTCAATGACCGGCTGCGGGAGTGGGGGTGTCACGACATCGTGTTCCGCCATCGTTTCCAGCGCATGTACGACTGCGCGGCCGGGGCGGCGGGAGACGACTTCCGGATGGCCATGGAACTGGCGATCAGAGGCGACCGGCCCGGGGAGCACCACGCGATCGAGACGATGGATGCCGCCAACGCCACCGTGGCCAGCGCAGAGGCCCTCGTCGACCTCCTCGAACGTGTGTGGCTCGACCGCATCGCCGACCCCCGCTCCACG from the Herbiconiux aconitum genome contains:
- a CDS encoding peptidoglycan D,D-transpeptidase FtsI family protein, translating into MPSATRRSTRRRTAIAGIGAAAIGALFVFRLVDIQVVRADALSRAASETRGVTEVSEGVRGDILDSAGTVLASTISTFTITVSPRAVADFTRERDTANGEPALETVTPHQAAGELAGILARPTGDILSILTDDPSLDFAYVARDIDATAFEAVKELEIPWLYYESEPERVYPIGSVTGNIVGFYDNDGASIAGVEQLENTCLSGSDGTVTYQRGADGVAIPGTRSHAVPPQKGGSVTLTIDSDLQWFAQTALAERMSEVGGAWGTAIVQRVDTGDLLAVADYPSVDPARIDDTPEQFRGSIAFQAPYEPGSTFKALTAASLVDAGVATAATEVESPFIYTDPNGASFRDSEFHDEPLRLTLAGVVQESSNTGLAILSKGLTPDQRFDDMLRFGLGEPSEVGFPGESGGILRTPAEWDNQTELVTTFGQGLSATAIQMASVYQTLGNQGVRMPVRLVAGCSTADGAPHPKGAADGTAGGVRVISADTAQSVVEMLETVVEGGYAASELQLAGYRVAAKTSTAEMSDGNGAYSSSFITSITGLFPAEAPQFVVSVTIAQPVSVDSALAPAPVFHDLVAQLAKDHRVLPSTEPAPELPTRY
- a CDS encoding transglycosylase domain-containing protein; its protein translation is MAQRPIGSALGALGGMVGLAVVAGVLVTALVTPALAVTGLATSSSIGMFENLPGYIKPDRLAEKTNIYAVDGASNPVLLASVFDQDREEVGWDQISQFAKDAVVATEDPRFYTHGGVDLASAARAAIENTVESEGPGASTISMQYVRNILVQRATEIADEGEREAAFDDATKTTIDRKLKEMKLAIGLEKEYSKDDILLGYLNIASFGGRVYGIQSAAKYYFGVNASELTLPQAASLIATVNEPNGLRIDLAENLDANTARRNDDVLAAMLAEHRITRAQHDEAVATPVTPVITPPSTGCQSANGIGAGFFCDYVTNIVRNDPAFGTDAETRWADFKTGGYQIYTSLDVDLQQNAQNVMNEYVPMASEVLDLGASLVTVQPGTGRVLAMAQNKYFNQDPEVAAPDNTALNYSTDFDHGGSTGFQVGSTYKMFVLAEWLRNGRSLSEVVNGSPQRFNQASFADSCNGAASGSYAPSNDGGANPGRVTVTTAVQDSVNNAFVAMAQKLDQCAIRKTAEAFGVHRADGSPLTEYVADVLGTNELAPLTMAAAFAAIANNGTYCSPVAIDRIVDAGGEELPVPVSTCSEAVAPEIAAAMAYAMTRVVTAGSGTLSDPDDGIPHIGKTGTTDLEKDTWFVGSSTKLTTAVWVGNVQGTVSLRHNTIAGRNGGDLRHHVWREYMTIADSKYGGDAFPEADAAFVRGSQLRVPDVTGLTEDDARQRLSASGFDADVAAAIDSSVPGGRIAASTPATGESASAGSTVTLVPSNGALRVMPDVVGQTTAAATSELAALQLGPVTFVGVSGGVETRGGTVLGSSPAAGVDVRPGDRIALTVAPAAAPAGG
- a CDS encoding LysR family transcriptional regulator, whose translation is MWSVDALLHLRTFVAVAEARSFSRAAEELMIGQPLLSRRVKALEVEIGGELFDRSHRQIEVTELGRTLLDPARDLLGRADRLESFIRSAQGLDTVLLALPHDCDPRAIARLITAATNAGSRLQVEFLTALERETAVRDGAAAVTVVRVPIDLVGYTVELGLGSTSASTDRDRPVHLADLRRHRRDRSPARRILLSAEDDIPLFREPFLKSAAQAGLVVSQIEVENSTTSAIAAVFASADLLVCTRAFARRNGLAWSPLADRSIRRTYQVQVAPAHRSNARLAELASELAPLIGSALDAGSSRRKTDDGEPNRHTLTEAWR
- a CDS encoding serine hydrolase; translation: MTPFPVHLVSTAPEHLAVAETIARDWESLGVSGHFLARNIRTGQQFGFDETTAVPIASVAKVPLALVLLDLIERGSIDESMSIVIDPATSSVGLTGLSAFRYPVTIAVADLLASMLSVSDNASGDALLDLVGIDAVNDRLREWGCHDIVFRHRFQRMYDCAAGAAGDDFRMAMELAIRGDRPGEHHAIETMDAANATVASAEALVDLLERVWLDRIADPRSTQSLRRLMSTQIFNHRLSSDLRAESYSISAKTGTFLNLRHEIGVVETDSADQIAIAALTRSTARATVQQDVDLAIGAAARSAVERLR